One genomic region from Cyanobium usitatum str. Tous encodes:
- a CDS encoding response regulator transcription factor has translation MLVYSDCTAATCLRQQLGEEGYEVTVCPDAEQASSKLVPNLNWDLVVLDGSLGEPARQLCRQVRSARRPIPVLLLCPGVSETDRVRGLEDGADDVLTSPFGLAECLARCRALVRRHQLGSESMPALRCGRVSMLVAEHRVCRDGAEVSLSPREFRLLHFFLKHPRRIWSRDELLARVWGESEAVELDPKTVDVHIRWLRLKLEENPAQPSLITTVRGQGYRCG, from the coding sequence TTGCTCGTTTACTCCGACTGCACCGCAGCCACCTGCCTGCGTCAACAGCTCGGCGAGGAGGGCTACGAAGTGACCGTTTGCCCTGATGCAGAGCAGGCGAGCTCCAAGCTGGTGCCAAACCTCAACTGGGATCTGGTTGTGCTGGATGGCAGCCTGGGCGAACCAGCCCGCCAGTTGTGCCGCCAGGTGCGCTCAGCCCGCAGGCCGATTCCGGTGCTGCTGCTCTGCCCTGGAGTCTCCGAGACCGACCGGGTGCGGGGCCTGGAAGACGGTGCCGATGACGTGCTGACCAGCCCTTTTGGCCTGGCGGAATGCTTAGCCCGCTGCCGGGCCCTGGTGCGCCGCCACCAACTCGGCTCGGAAAGCATGCCTGCCCTGCGCTGCGGCCGGGTTTCGATGCTTGTGGCGGAACACCGGGTCTGCCGCGATGGTGCCGAAGTGAGCCTGTCGCCCCGGGAATTTCGACTGCTTCACTTCTTTTTGAAGCATCCACGCCGGATCTGGAGTCGCGATGAGCTGCTGGCTCGGGTGTGGGGAGAAAGCGAGGCCGTGGAGCTCGATCCCAAGACCGTTGATGTGCACATCCGCTGGCTGCGCCTCAAGTTGGAGGAAAATCCCGCCCAACCCAGCTTGATCACCACGGTTCGCGGCCAGGGTTACCGCTGTGGTTGA
- a CDS encoding Crp/Fnr family transcriptional regulator, with the protein MVFTPSLQPGRSDSFRDLLETSYEKRSLVHLAAGSQVPLLKRSVWLVVRGMVKLTAISIHGDELLLGLAGPNEPFGDPLTNVEAYSANTLVDSDLLCVSCDEIQRSPNLAMGLLQGMASRYRQSEALLALLGLRRIEDRVRGFLELLANDYGQPCEQGLRLQVKLTHQELASTLSTTRVTVTRILGALREEGWLHIDSQRRLVVSHLPQQRNQHR; encoded by the coding sequence ATGGTGTTCACGCCCTCTCTTCAGCCGGGTCGCAGCGATAGCTTCCGCGACCTGCTTGAGACCAGTTACGAGAAGCGCAGCCTGGTGCACCTTGCGGCGGGAAGCCAGGTGCCCCTGCTCAAGCGCAGCGTTTGGCTGGTGGTGCGAGGCATGGTGAAACTCACCGCGATTTCGATCCATGGTGATGAGTTGCTGCTGGGGTTAGCCGGCCCTAACGAGCCCTTCGGCGATCCCCTCACCAATGTTGAGGCCTACTCGGCCAACACCTTGGTGGACAGCGACCTGCTCTGCGTCAGCTGCGACGAAATTCAGCGCTCGCCCAATCTGGCCATGGGCCTGCTGCAGGGCATGGCCTCGCGCTACCGCCAGAGTGAGGCCCTACTGGCCCTGCTCGGCCTGCGCCGCATCGAAGATCGGGTGCGCGGCTTCCTAGAGCTGCTCGCCAACGACTACGGCCAGCCCTGCGAACAGGGCCTGCGCCTTCAGGTGAAGCTCACCCACCAGGAGCTAGCCAGCACCCTCAGCACCACCCGGGTCACCGTGACCCGGATTCTCGGCGCCTTGCGCGAAGAGGGCTGGCTCCACATCGACAGCCAGCGGCGGCTGGTGGTGAGCCATCTCCCTCAGCAGCGCAACCAGCATCGATGA